One part of the bacterium genome encodes these proteins:
- a CDS encoding ABC-F family ATP-binding cassette domain-containing protein produces MPKKSPLSETRETQEIIMRFEGVSFSYNHPILDKVDFSVRRGMKVAIMGQNGAGKSTIFKIISGSLTVDEGLVQKNQRLTIATANQSMSKEDRELTVREYFERCFEEKVYDIDPKIDAVLEIVNVHAPHDRLIKTFSGGQQARLLLASALIQNPDLLLLDEPTNNLDKAGIEHLTDFLKQYPKTCMVISHDAEFLNAFTKGVLYLDIYTRKVEQYAGNYFDLVNEISARIERENRKNAQLAKKIQDNKDKVNFFAQKGGKMRLVAKKMREEIEELEEEKVDVRKEDRTIRPFTIPSQPDVIGEIVGITSYTTMDKKTHKIKKHLCKISLKRRQHLLLSGPNGIGKSTLLETLAQGDTHGISIADGVRVGYYRQDFSTLDHEETVYDTLNKVMDKQIEQNLRSVAAGFLLSADVMHKKIGVLSDGQKGLVAFAQLVLLRPGLLILDEPTNHINFRHIPVIAKALDAYEGAMILVSHVPEFVKEIRIDERLDLDR; encoded by the coding sequence GTGCCTAAAAAATCACCTCTTTCAGAGACTAGAGAAACACAAGAGATTATCATGCGCTTTGAAGGCGTATCTTTTTCGTATAACCACCCTATCCTGGATAAGGTGGATTTTTCCGTCCGCCGAGGAATGAAAGTCGCTATCATGGGACAAAATGGCGCCGGCAAAAGCACCATATTCAAAATCATTTCCGGAAGCCTCACTGTGGATGAAGGACTGGTGCAAAAAAATCAAAGACTCACTATCGCAACCGCCAATCAAAGTATGAGTAAAGAAGACCGCGAACTTACCGTCCGTGAATACTTTGAGCGCTGTTTTGAAGAAAAAGTGTACGACATCGACCCAAAAATCGATGCGGTGCTTGAAATCGTCAATGTTCATGCTCCTCACGACCGCCTGATTAAAACATTTTCAGGAGGCCAGCAGGCGCGCCTTCTCTTGGCCTCCGCGCTTATCCAAAATCCAGACCTGCTTCTCCTCGATGAGCCGACAAACAATCTCGATAAAGCAGGCATCGAGCATCTGACCGATTTTCTCAAGCAATACCCAAAAACCTGCATGGTGATTTCTCATGATGCAGAATTCCTGAATGCCTTCACCAAAGGAGTCCTTTACCTCGACATATATACGAGAAAGGTTGAGCAGTACGCCGGAAATTATTTTGACCTGGTGAATGAAATTTCCGCCCGAATCGAGCGCGAAAACAGAAAAAATGCCCAGCTCGCCAAAAAAATTCAAGACAACAAAGACAAAGTGAACTTTTTTGCCCAAAAGGGCGGAAAGATGCGTTTGGTGGCAAAGAAAATGCGGGAAGAAATTGAAGAGCTCGAGGAAGAGAAAGTGGATGTGCGCAAAGAAGACAGAACGATTCGTCCCTTCACTATTCCCTCTCAGCCTGACGTTATCGGCGAAATAGTGGGTATCACTTCCTACACCACCATGGACAAAAAGACTCACAAAATAAAAAAACATCTCTGCAAAATTTCCCTTAAGAGACGGCAGCATCTCTTACTTTCCGGACCGAACGGCATCGGGAAAAGCACACTTCTTGAAACGCTTGCTCAAGGCGACACCCACGGCATAAGCATCGCCGATGGAGTGCGCGTCGGGTACTATCGCCAAGATTTCTCAACTCTCGACCATGAGGAGACTGTCTATGACACCCTGAATAAAGTTATGGACAAACAAATAGAACAAAACCTGCGAAGCGTTGCCGCAGGCTTTCTTCTGTCAGCCGATGTTATGCACAAAAAAATCGGGGTGCTTTCCGACGGCCAGAAAGGACTGGTGGCCTTTGCCCAGCTCGTACTGCTTCGTCCCGGGCTTCTTATACTCGATGAGCCGACAAATCATATTAACTTCCGTCATATACCGGTTATTGCGAAAGCCCTTGATGCATACGAAGGCGCTATGATTTTGGTCAGCCACGTGCCGGAATTCGTCAAAGAGATTCGCATTGATGAGAGGCTCGATTTGGACAGATAA
- a CDS encoding YdeI/OmpD-associated family protein, whose product MTKKGNATGMVHTVPADLRKAITSTPAARAVWEDITPLARNEWICWVTSGKKAETRGIRIGKALSKLKGGMRRPCCWAGCPHR is encoded by the coding sequence ATGACCAAAAAAGGAAACGCCACCGGTATGGTACACACGGTGCCGGCGGATTTACGAAAAGCCATTACTTCTACCCCTGCGGCGCGAGCAGTATGGGAAGATATCACACCACTCGCGCGCAATGAGTGGATTTGCTGGGTTACGTCCGGCAAAAAAGCGGAGACGAGGGGTATCCGTATCGGGAAGGCACTCTCGAAGCTTAAAGGCGGAATGCGCAGACCCTGTTGCTGGGCGGGTTGTCCTCATCGTTGA
- a CDS encoding permease-like cell division protein FtsX, with protein sequence MFLTTTKRILKSGFFSFWRNGFVSLSSVLIMVVTLSVIGSIIFLGAILDSTLTEIRNKVDVNVYFVTSAAEDDILSIKARLETLPEVNEVTYVSREQALEDFKERHKDDQFTIQALEELTDNPLGAVLNIRASEPSQYEGVAKFLEGDNILSKEGSPIVDKINYFQNKAAIDRLTKIINSADKLGFVLTIVLVIISVLITFNTIRLVIYISREEIGVMRLVGASGSYVRGPFVVGGIIYGFVAAIITLILFYPITFWLGDITAGFFIGLNVFEYYLSNFGQMFLVIVTSGIVIGALSSYLAVMRYLNK encoded by the coding sequence ATGTTTTTAACTACAACAAAAAGAATACTTAAATCGGGATTCTTCAGTTTTTGGAGAAACGGTTTCGTGTCGCTTTCCTCGGTTTTGATTATGGTGGTCACACTTTCCGTTATCGGCTCCATCATCTTTCTCGGAGCGATTCTCGATTCAACCCTTACCGAAATCAGGAATAAGGTGGATGTCAACGTATATTTCGTAACTTCCGCCGCTGAAGACGACATTTTGTCGATTAAGGCGCGTCTCGAAACGCTTCCGGAAGTAAACGAAGTTACATATGTGTCCCGCGAGCAGGCGCTTGAGGATTTCAAAGAACGGCACAAAGACGACCAATTTACCATTCAGGCGCTCGAAGAACTAACGGACAATCCTTTAGGGGCGGTGCTTAATATTCGCGCCTCGGAACCTTCCCAGTATGAAGGGGTCGCGAAATTCCTTGAGGGAGACAACATACTCTCAAAAGAGGGTTCACCGATTGTGGACAAAATAAATTATTTCCAAAATAAGGCCGCAATCGATAGACTGACAAAGATTATCAATTCTGCCGATAAATTGGGATTTGTCCTTACTATCGTGCTTGTCATTATTTCCGTTCTCATCACGTTCAACACGATACGCCTTGTTATTTACATCTCAAGAGAGGAGATAGGTGTTATGCGGCTTGTGGGGGCAAGCGGTTCATACGTGCGCGGCCCGTTTGTGGTAGGCGGAATAATATACGGATTTGTCGCCGCCATTATTACCCTTATTCTTTTTTACCCGATTACGTTTTGGCTCGGAGACATAACCGCGGGATTCTTTATTGGGCTTAACGTATTTGAGTATTACTTGAGCAACTTCGGGCAGATGTTTTTAGTCATTGTTACATCGGGAATTGTCATTGGTGCGCTATCAAGTTATCTGGCGGTCATGAGGTATTTAAACAAATAA
- the msrA gene encoding peptide-methionine (S)-S-oxide reductase MsrA, with protein MKETKTAVFGGGCFWCTEAIFKMLNGIVSVAPGYAGGEKENPTYDEVCGGTTGHAEVIRIEYDSEKISFRNLLTVFFATHDPTTRNRQGNDVGTQYRSIILYTDENQKKEAETFIRELNDSSEDGKPIVTEIRPLTKFFEAENYHKDYFARNKENPYCELVINPKLEKVQKEFAQLLNG; from the coding sequence ATGAAAGAAACAAAAACAGCGGTATTTGGAGGAGGGTGCTTCTGGTGCACCGAGGCCATATTTAAAATGCTCAACGGTATTGTTTCCGTCGCGCCGGGATACGCGGGCGGAGAAAAAGAAAATCCGACATACGACGAGGTATGTGGCGGAACAACAGGACATGCGGAAGTGATTCGGATTGAATATGACTCCGAGAAAATTTCTTTCAGAAATCTTTTAACCGTCTTTTTTGCGACTCACGACCCGACAACACGAAATCGGCAAGGTAACGATGTGGGTACACAGTACCGTTCAATCATTCTGTATACCGATGAAAACCAGAAAAAAGAGGCGGAAACGTTTATCAGAGAATTGAATGATTCAAGCGAAGACGGAAAACCGATAGTAACCGAGATACGGCCTTTGACTAAATTCTTTGAGGCGGAAAATTACCATAAAGATTATTTTGCGCGAAATAAGGAAAATCCGTATTGCGAATTGGTAATCAATCCCAAACTTGAAAAAGTACAGAAAGAATTTGCACAATTGTTAAATGGCTAA
- a CDS encoding TspO/MBR family protein: MKVISLIVFILIAYAAGALGAQPVAESIDTWYAELVKPAWNPPSFVFGPVWFVLYTLMGIAVWRVWNRRYSNPLSENAFIFYAMQLTLNAAWSPLFFGLHSPFLAFLDISVLAFLVATTTAIFWRIDKTAGKLLVPYFCWTVFALVLNLSIWQLNA, from the coding sequence ATGAAAGTCATTTCGCTTATTGTCTTTATCCTCATCGCCTATGCTGCCGGAGCCCTCGGTGCCCAGCCTGTGGCGGAATCGATTGACACATGGTACGCGGAGCTTGTTAAACCCGCGTGGAATCCCCCAAGTTTTGTTTTCGGACCCGTTTGGTTTGTTCTATACACGCTTATGGGTATTGCCGTGTGGCGTGTGTGGAACAGGCGTTACAGCAATCCTTTATCCGAAAACGCGTTTATTTTTTATGCCATGCAACTGACGCTTAATGCCGCGTGGTCCCCTTTGTTTTTCGGTCTGCATAGCCCCTTCCTGGCCTTTCTGGACATTAGCGTTCTTGCTTTCCTGGTTGCGACCACGACTGCCATATTTTGGAGAATTGACAAAACCGCGGGTAAGCTTCTTGTCCCCTATTTTTGTTGGACCGTCTTTGCGTTGGTGCTTAATCTTTCCATCTGGCAACTCAACGCTTAA
- a CDS encoding DUF1648 domain-containing protein, with product MSNSTVNGIIIFLIFATVGAGIIAYPSLPPEVASHWDVNGEVNGYMQKFWGVFLVPMIMAGLFIFYLIIPTIDPYRANIETFRKQYSLIWLIVFGFLSYIFGLTLAWNVGYRFDFTIFIIPAFALMWYFLGDFLKDSKRNWFVGIRTPWTLSSDVVWEKTHRLGATLFKLSALLSLFGLLIPNNGIRFFFGVIPVLVMSVVVVVYSYVVFRKEIR from the coding sequence ATGAGTAATTCAACTGTAAACGGTATTATCATTTTCTTGATATTCGCCACGGTGGGCGCGGGAATAATCGCGTATCCTTCCCTTCCTCCGGAAGTCGCTTCGCATTGGGACGTAAACGGAGAAGTTAACGGATATATGCAGAAATTCTGGGGTGTTTTTCTTGTTCCGATGATAATGGCCGGTTTGTTTATTTTCTATCTCATTATTCCGACAATTGACCCATACCGCGCAAATATAGAAACATTTCGCAAACAATACAGCCTTATCTGGCTTATCGTATTCGGATTTTTGTCATATATATTCGGCTTGACGCTGGCGTGGAATGTTGGGTATCGTTTCGACTTTACCATATTTATCATTCCCGCTTTTGCCCTAATGTGGTACTTTCTTGGAGATTTTCTTAAAGATTCAAAGCGAAATTGGTTTGTTGGTATTCGTACTCCATGGACTCTTTCAAGCGACGTAGTGTGGGAAAAAACTCATCGTCTTGGAGCAACATTATTTAAATTGAGTGCATTGCTGTCTCTTTTTGGGCTCCTGATTCCCAACAACGGCATACGTTTCTTTTTCGGAGTAATTCCCGTTCTCGTCATGTCGGTTGTTGTTGTCGTGTATTCTTACGTGGTATTTAGAAAAGAAATTCGATGA
- a CDS encoding SWIB/MDM2 domain-containing protein, whose product MAKENSAFMKPLTVSADLAAVVGAGPMPRSEVVKKLWVYIKKNNLQDPTNKRNINGDEALKKVFGGKATVNMFEMTKLVSKHLS is encoded by the coding sequence ATGGCAAAAGAAAATTCCGCCTTTATGAAGCCGTTGACCGTAAGTGCCGACCTTGCAGCCGTTGTTGGCGCAGGCCCGATGCCTCGGTCTGAAGTCGTCAAAAAGCTTTGGGTGTACATAAAGAAAAACAATCTCCAGGACCCGACAAACAAGCGCAATATCAATGGGGATGAGGCTCTAAAAAAGGTTTTCGGCGGCAAAGCGACCGTTAACATGTTTGAAATGACGAAACTCGTTTCTAAACACCTTTCCTAG
- the ftsE gene encoding cell division ATP-binding protein FtsE, translated as MIYFDKVSKVYTDDSVALSGVTLSVEPKEFLSIVGHSGAGKTTLIKLLLAEEHPSDGKVFFESTDIHALRGDEMTQLRRRIGTVFQDFKLLPDKTVYENIAFAMEASGKDDVDIESDVPHVLELVDLGKKVWSFPRELSGGEKQRVAIARAIVNQPDVIVADEPTGNLDPINTYDIIQLLKKINDLGTTVILTTHNKGVVDSIGKRVITMEAGKIIRDDPSGRYTL; from the coding sequence ATGATTTATTTCGATAAAGTTTCAAAGGTTTACACGGACGATTCCGTCGCACTGAGTGGAGTGACGCTCTCTGTTGAGCCCAAAGAATTTTTGTCGATAGTCGGCCACTCTGGTGCCGGTAAAACTACTCTCATCAAGCTTCTTTTGGCCGAAGAACATCCCAGTGACGGAAAAGTTTTCTTTGAATCGACCGACATTCACGCGCTCCGCGGTGATGAAATGACGCAACTGCGCCGCCGCATCGGAACTGTTTTTCAAGACTTTAAACTTTTGCCGGACAAAACCGTTTACGAAAACATCGCGTTTGCCATGGAGGCGTCGGGCAAAGATGACGTAGATATAGAGTCCGACGTTCCGCATGTTCTGGAACTTGTTGACCTTGGAAAGAAAGTGTGGAGTTTTCCGCGCGAACTTTCCGGCGGGGAAAAACAACGAGTGGCGATTGCGCGTGCTATCGTCAATCAGCCTGATGTAATTGTTGCCGATGAGCCGACGGGAAACCTCGACCCCATAAATACGTACGATATTATTCAATTGCTTAAAAAAATAAACGACTTGGGCACAACCGTAATTCTTACGACGCACAACAAGGGAGTCGTCGATTCCATCGGGAAACGCGTCATTACTATGGAGGCGGGGAAAATAATCCGCGATGACCCGTCGGGAAGATATACACTTTAA
- a CDS encoding PCRF domain-containing protein, producing MTTEEAQQKIKELEEQMTSPEFWSDKTRAQAIIKEVQRLKDEQAGIGKYDKGDAILSLFAGAGGDDAEDFARILLSMYEKFIGKSGWTYTILHSNENDHGGYRNITIEINGKGVYGTLKNESGVHRLVRISPFNAKKLRHTSFALVEVIPKFDKTGEIEIPEDQLSVEFTRSSGPGGQNVNKRETAVRVVHIPTKLSVHVESERSQAQNREKALVILKGKIFKALEEKRMVEQEGMYISKTTEIEWGNQIRSYVLHPYKMIKDHRTEVEIRDIDRVLEGDLDEFIEAEKGL from the coding sequence ATGACTACCGAAGAAGCCCAGCAGAAAATCAAAGAACTTGAAGAGCAAATGACATCTCCCGAATTTTGGAGCGATAAAACGCGCGCGCAGGCGATTATCAAAGAAGTTCAACGTCTCAAAGACGAACAGGCGGGCATAGGCAAATATGACAAAGGGGACGCAATACTCTCCTTGTTTGCCGGTGCGGGAGGAGACGATGCAGAGGATTTTGCGCGTATTCTTCTTTCAATGTATGAAAAATTTATCGGGAAAAGCGGATGGACGTACACAATTTTACACAGCAATGAAAATGACCACGGAGGATACCGGAATATTACGATTGAAATAAACGGCAAGGGTGTGTACGGCACACTTAAAAATGAATCCGGTGTGCACCGCCTTGTACGCATTTCTCCTTTTAACGCAAAAAAACTACGTCACACGTCATTTGCTCTTGTTGAAGTGATTCCCAAGTTCGATAAGACAGGAGAAATTGAAATTCCCGAAGACCAATTGTCCGTTGAGTTCACACGTTCAAGCGGGCCTGGAGGACAGAACGTAAACAAGCGGGAAACGGCGGTTCGTGTCGTGCATATTCCAACGAAACTTTCCGTTCACGTAGAATCGGAACGCAGTCAGGCTCAAAACCGTGAAAAAGCTCTGGTAATTTTAAAAGGAAAGATTTTTAAGGCGCTTGAAGAAAAAAGAATGGTGGAACAGGAAGGAATGTACATAAGCAAGACGACGGAAATTGAATGGGGCAACCAAATACGCTCTTATGTGCTGCATCCGTATAAAATGATTAAAGACCACCGTACCGAAGTTGAAATACGTGACATTGACAGGGTGCTTGAAGGGGACCTCGACGAGTTCATAGAGGCTGAAAAAGGGCTCTAA
- a CDS encoding DUF5666 domain-containing protein, producing MYFSLKNIFRTLGLMSVIGAIFATVPVLVSADEGNLRGNMPNFEIHIIDNGNVLVRGAQVTAVSGNTITASTAIGSTTVSWLVNVSSSTDFIHKYSGKSSLADISVGDYLSFSGKMNTSASQLTVNAKVIKNWSVGETRATVSGTIESINSSLQNFVLVGKKQATTTVAVSSTTSIFKSGTTTPFSSLIVGDILKVSGIFSSQNTILTAEKIVVNVKEQDDDKSGKAFDKDFFKKLWERIGERFDKKKD from the coding sequence ATGTATTTCTCACTTAAAAATATTTTTCGCACACTCGGTCTTATGTCGGTCATAGGGGCCATATTCGCTACGGTTCCCGTACTTGTTTCCGCGGACGAAGGAAATTTGCGTGGCAATATGCCGAATTTCGAAATCCACATAATCGATAACGGCAATGTTCTCGTTCGGGGGGCACAGGTCACAGCCGTCTCAGGTAATACGATTACCGCCTCAACCGCTATAGGCTCAACAACAGTCTCGTGGTTAGTAAACGTAAGCAGTTCAACAGACTTTATTCATAAATACTCGGGAAAATCGTCTCTCGCGGACATTTCCGTAGGTGACTATCTCAGTTTTTCCGGGAAAATGAATACAAGCGCTTCACAATTAACCGTCAATGCAAAGGTTATTAAAAACTGGTCGGTTGGAGAAACCCGCGCGACAGTTTCAGGAACAATAGAAAGCATTAACTCTTCGCTGCAAAACTTCGTGCTGGTAGGTAAAAAGCAAGCAACCACCACTGTTGCGGTTTCAAGCACCACTTCTATCTTCAAAAGCGGCACAACTACGCCCTTCTCTTCCCTCATAGTGGGAGATATTTTGAAGGTTTCGGGAATCTTCAGCAGCCAAAATACAATTTTGACTGCCGAGAAAATCGTAGTGAACGTCAAGGAGCAAGACGACGACAAGTCGGGAAAGGCTTTTGACAAAGATTTCTTCAAGAAATTATGGGAACGGATAGGTGAAAGGTTCGATAAGAAAAAAGATTAA
- a CDS encoding CTP synthase, giving the protein MAQKKHKYIFVIGGVMSGVGKGIASSSIGKILQAKGFAVNPIKVDPYLNVDAGTMNPTEHGEVFVLNSGMESDQDMGNYERFMGLSLRSEDYITSGMVYKHVIERERNLGYKGKCVEAIPHITEEITRRIQKAAEMNNSDITLIELGGTVGDYQNIMFIEAARVLKLKHPTDVMFILVSFLPIPSKIGEMKTRPTQNAVRMLNSYGVQPDIIIARSEVPLDEKRKEKICIACNIQAGNVISAPDIESIYDVPLNFERDKISQKILKILRLRPKNDNGMSEWRSFVERMKSAKHELNIAVAGKYFDTGDFVLSDAYISVIEAIKFSSFNLSVKPTLTWISSKDYEKSKTSLKALSKFDGIIVPGGFGSTGVEGKINIIQYARENKIPYLGLCYGMQLSVVEYARNVLGLKKAHTTEIDEKTEHPVIDIMPEQKAHMANGNYGATMRLGAYPAILKKGTIAYDAYGRGEISERHRHRYEVNPEYVKKFSDAGLVFSGASPDGVLMEIAELPKNKHPFFLGTQFHPEFQARPLSPHPLFTEFIEAALAAKKK; this is encoded by the coding sequence GTGGCACAGAAAAAACACAAGTATATATTCGTAATCGGGGGAGTGATGTCGGGAGTCGGCAAGGGAATCGCATCTTCTTCTATCGGTAAAATTCTTCAGGCAAAAGGGTTTGCGGTAAACCCCATTAAAGTCGACCCGTATTTAAATGTTGACGCGGGGACGATGAACCCCACCGAACACGGTGAGGTGTTTGTTTTGAATTCCGGAATGGAATCCGACCAGGATATGGGCAACTACGAGCGCTTTATGGGACTCTCGCTGCGCTCCGAGGATTATATTACGAGCGGCATGGTCTATAAGCACGTGATTGAACGCGAGCGTAACCTCGGATACAAAGGAAAGTGCGTCGAAGCTATTCCACACATTACCGAAGAAATCACGCGTCGTATTCAAAAGGCGGCGGAAATGAACAATTCCGATATTACATTGATTGAACTTGGGGGAACGGTTGGCGACTATCAGAACATTATGTTTATTGAGGCGGCGCGTGTATTGAAACTCAAACATCCGACTGATGTGATGTTTATCCTCGTCTCGTTTCTTCCCATCCCGAGCAAGATAGGGGAGATGAAAACGCGGCCGACGCAAAATGCCGTGCGGATGCTTAATTCGTACGGAGTGCAACCGGACATAATCATCGCGAGAAGTGAGGTGCCGCTTGATGAGAAACGGAAGGAAAAAATTTGTATTGCGTGCAATATTCAGGCGGGGAACGTCATTTCCGCTCCCGATATCGAAAGTATTTACGATGTGCCGCTCAATTTTGAACGCGATAAAATAAGTCAAAAAATACTCAAAATTCTAAGATTACGTCCGAAAAACGACAACGGCATGAGCGAATGGCGCAGTTTTGTTGAACGAATGAAGTCTGCAAAACATGAGCTTAATATTGCCGTTGCGGGAAAATATTTTGACACGGGTGATTTTGTGCTTTCCGACGCATATATTTCGGTGATTGAGGCGATAAAGTTTTCTTCATTTAATCTTTCCGTCAAACCGACGCTTACATGGATCAGTTCAAAAGACTATGAAAAAAGTAAAACATCCCTAAAGGCTCTTTCAAAATTTGACGGCATTATCGTTCCCGGAGGTTTCGGTTCAACGGGCGTTGAGGGGAAAATCAATATCATTCAATACGCTCGCGAAAATAAAATCCCGTATCTTGGTCTCTGTTACGGTATGCAACTTTCCGTCGTTGAGTACGCGCGCAATGTGTTGGGACTCAAAAAGGCGCACACGACTGAAATTGATGAAAAAACGGAGCATCCTGTAATAGATATTATGCCCGAACAAAAAGCACATATGGCAAATGGAAACTATGGGGCAACCATGCGTCTTGGCGCGTACCCTGCAATTCTGAAGAAGGGAACGATAGCATATGATGCCTACGGAAGAGGGGAGATTTCCGAACGGCACAGACACCGCTATGAAGTCAATCCTGAGTATGTAAAAAAGTTTTCCGATGCCGGTCTTGTATTTTCCGGAGCGTCCCCGGATGGCGTCTTGATGGAAATTGCCGAACTGCCAAAAAATAAACACCCGTTTTTTCTTGGAACACAATTTCACCCGGAATTCCAGGCGCGCCCTTTAAGTCCTCACCCTCTATTTACGGAATTTATTGAAGCCGCTCTCGCGGCGAAAAAAAAATAA
- a CDS encoding DUF2975 domain-containing protein: MNINMSAKGGSASGGKKSSTIFLQVVVVLIGIVALAIMIRFPQTEGRAANLDLFSIYADPFIVYMYLASIAFFVALYQAFKLLGYIGKNRVFSQASVNTLRTIKYCAMILIGFFVGAEGYIFIVSRKVEEDIAGGVMMGVILIFVSTVVATAAAVFERMLQSAVDIKSENDLTV; this comes from the coding sequence ATGAATATAAATATGTCCGCCAAAGGCGGATCCGCCTCTGGCGGGAAAAAAAGTTCAACAATATTTCTTCAGGTAGTCGTTGTACTCATCGGCATCGTGGCGCTAGCCATTATGATTCGATTTCCCCAAACCGAAGGAAGGGCCGCAAACTTAGACCTGTTCAGCATTTACGCTGACCCGTTCATTGTGTATATGTACCTCGCGTCTATTGCGTTTTTTGTTGCGCTGTATCAGGCATTTAAATTGCTCGGGTACATTGGAAAAAATAGGGTGTTCTCGCAAGCGTCCGTGAACACGTTGCGTACAATAAAATACTGCGCAATGATACTCATCGGCTTTTTTGTGGGGGCAGAAGGCTACATTTTTATTGTCTCACGCAAAGTAGAGGAGGACATTGCAGGTGGCGTGATGATGGGTGTTATCTTAATTTTTGTCTCAACTGTCGTTGCTACTGCCGCGGCCGTGTTTGAGCGAATGTTACAAAGCGCCGTCGATATAAAGTCCGAGAACGACTTAACCGTCTAG
- a CDS encoding formyltransferase family protein, with the protein MDTKNMNLERGTMDKPRLLIFASGSKDGSGGSGFENLVHNARENKLFADIIGVVSSRENGGVRARAERLKIPFTYFSGPWVEEEYKKIVDDLKPDFIALSGWLKHVKGLPPEKTFNIHPGPLPRFGGKGMYGYYVHEAVIEAFHKGEIDHTQLCMHFVTPDEYDRGPVFFRLSIPIKENDTAESLQYKVSDYEHAMQPFITDLVVRGEIRWDGKNPRSLHVPHGFSIYQYM; encoded by the coding sequence ATGGATACGAAAAACATGAACCTTGAAAGGGGAACTATGGACAAGCCACGTCTTTTAATTTTCGCTTCGGGTTCTAAGGATGGAAGCGGCGGTTCAGGGTTTGAAAACCTTGTTCACAATGCCCGGGAAAATAAACTTTTCGCGGACATTATCGGAGTCGTTTCCAGTCGTGAAAACGGGGGAGTTCGCGCACGCGCGGAAAGACTCAAAATTCCGTTTACGTATTTTTCCGGTCCTTGGGTTGAAGAAGAGTACAAAAAGATAGTGGATGACCTAAAGCCCGATTTTATCGCCCTGTCCGGATGGCTCAAGCATGTAAAAGGGCTTCCGCCCGAAAAAACATTCAACATTCATCCGGGACCTCTTCCTCGCTTTGGCGGGAAAGGGATGTATGGTTATTATGTCCACGAAGCGGTCATAGAAGCTTTTCACAAAGGCGAGATTGACCACACGCAGCTTTGCATGCACTTTGTTACTCCCGACGAGTATGACAGGGGACCCGTTTTCTTTCGACTCAGTATTCCAATCAAGGAAAACGACACAGCCGAATCTCTTCAGTACAAAGTCAGTGATTACGAACATGCCATGCAACCCTTTATTACCGACCTTGTGGTAAGAGGGGAAATCCGGTGGGATGGAAAAAATCCGCGCTCTCTCCATGTTCCTCACGGTTTTTCGATTTATCAGTATATGTAA
- a CDS encoding helix-turn-helix transcriptional regulator → MAIIINIDVMLAKRKMSVTELAEKVGITMANISVLKNGKAKAIRLSTLEAICKALDCQPGDILEYKKK, encoded by the coding sequence ATGGCAATCATCATTAACATCGACGTTATGTTGGCGAAGCGGAAGATGAGCGTCACCGAGCTTGCCGAGAAAGTCGGCATCACGATGGCCAACATTTCCGTGTTGAAAAACGGCAAAGCGAAAGCCATTCGCCTATCAACTTTGGAGGCAATTTGTAAAGCCCTGGATTGTCAGCCCGGAGATATATTGGAGTACAAAAAGAAATGA